The following DNA comes from Anticarsia gemmatalis isolate Benzon Research Colony breed Stoneville strain chromosome 10, ilAntGemm2 primary, whole genome shotgun sequence.
TAACACTTTAGCTTTAAATAACTCCgcaaaaacattttacagtaACCCTTGAAGTAGGGCTTTATCAATGCGGCCTAGTTTATAGCCCCATAGTGTCAGTCtaacatatatttattcatCGTACCGTATTATTAAGTCCTTCTAACGTTCAAACGCTTAAGAAGTgctttattttgattgattatactaatactaagaactgtataaaatataggcaaataaattatattcgaAGTTCGCATGTTTCTGAGTTCATTTCTTAATATGTCTAATTTCTGTATTGTATGTATTGTAGTACCTATTTATACCTGTGTTACGGTATTTAGTTTTGCAAATAAGGGCATTACCACACGAGACGGGTgcacattattttgtaaaaccgtatatattttttttaaattgcgcTGTCCGAAATTTCTGAGAACATAGCGGGCATGGGCATGAGCTAATAATTCAATAGATCAACAGAACCATCAGATCGTGGGCAGTGGACAATTGAACAATTTTGCCGTGataataaagatttatgtaACGGATACAACGATGCATAGGTGGCATTACGTTGGGCGGAAAAGGATTATATCTCTGCAGATGTGTCTGTGGGCTATTGCGGAACACATTGGCGCGGTGCACGTATTACCGTCTGCGGCGCGTCTAAGCACTCCCAGTGTCAATGCTGCGCACGCGCTGCAGTTTAAATCCATACCAAAACATATGGTTCTCATTTCGAGATTGAAATAAGTACAcgtgaattatattattaacgcCTCAAATATTTTGCATGTTTTAGttgaaatttgttaataaacttACCAAATGTTCTGGCATATTCCACTCTTCGTACATTCTAGCTGCCAGCGGGAAcactttttcattaattatcTCTAAAGCAGTCAAAGTAATCTTCTCTACACTAGCGAAATATCTATCGAACGCCCACCGGAGCTGCCAGTAGAGCTCCCCGCGCCTCTCTTTACTCACTGAATGCACTATTTTCAccagattttttatattgtcttCTGGTACAAAAAGAGCTAGTCTATTCCAGTCAACGTGAGAGTTGAATGGCATCACTACTGAGTCAGAGATCACTATAGGTATACACTGAGAAGCTAAAATATCCATCAATATGGCTTGAGTCAATCTCGCACTACGCACAACGAGGCAAAACATACCGTCTTTTAACACATTAGGGTAGTCAAACTCTCTACCCGTAGTGTACTCACATCTTCTACTGTGATCTGTACTTTCAGTCTTACATCGGCCCAACAACAACAGATCGTTGGACGAAGACGCTATATTCTGTAATTCTTCTAAATAATTGTGTGGTATATTGAGCTGTGTTGAAATTATAAGGTATTTCTTCTCTTCAGGCTGTGTGCTGTCTATTTTTTCTGCAGTTGGACTGTACACGGGTATTGATACGTCGAAACCGTATCTGAACGTCCATGTGTTGAAGCCAGCTCCTGCTATAATGGCTCTGCTGGTGTTAAGGTTGATGACAGGGGTGTAGTTGGGTGCCGTTCCTGGCAGCATGTTAAATATAAGGTGGTTTTCTCCATTGTTCCAACTGTTGAACAAAAAATTGCAGTTATTTAACAATAAGGACGTTTTAATAATACGataggaaaataaattaagactttgatttttttactaattaggtacttgtttcTAATAAATTTGAATGCTGTTTTTCctgtttgtgtgtttaaaaTAGATTGTTCAAAGTTCATAAAGtattgaaaagtttattttatactgaTTAGAATATCATTTATAAAACAGGTCTGTGGTTTCattgctttaaaaattaaattaaatgattgaCATGCTCTGCATTGATAGGCTCTGGttacaaataacaacaaaatagaCTTGTTATGTTGAACAAAAGTTTACCTCACCAACCAAATATGagttaaacaaactttaaaaccagtatgtaattattttacataagttaattataatcaaatggTCAGAGTAACTTTATTAACAAGTGTTAAGAactttttacaaactttttaacTTATAGAAAAAGTAGTTTATCTGGTCCTACATTGTTTTACAAACTTATTGTACAGTATATAAGCACTAGAGTGTATCAGAAGCATGCTTATTCGTCTAGACAAGTGTTATCACTAGTCTACTTACTGTGGCAGTGCTCGGAGCGCCTGAGACACATGTTTACTTGAAAAACTGTGCTGATTCAGAGTATCTATACTAGGTACTAACAAACACGCCTCTTCAGGGTTCGGCGTGTAATATTTACTACGTCTTATCGtatctaatattatataaaattcctTAGAAAACTGTGATATAGAATTCCCATCTTCAGTCTGGTAGTGTTTCAatggatatatgtatattgttatCTTGTTGTGTCCTCCTCTCCCGCATCTGTACACATCGAAACAGTCCGAGTACGTGCAGTTCGCCACTCGAGCCTTGGCTTCCAAAGAACTTCTACTTATTTTAACCACTTCCACACTCGTAGAGTCCAAATTCACAGCTTGGTACACATCTATCCGCGGTGAACTACCCGAAAATGCATTAAACACAACAGTAAACACTAGAGATATCACTATAAACAATAGTAGGCCCACGAAAAACCTATGATACAAGATTTTCCTATACGATGTATACTTCCAATGCTTGCCCGTTTTCAGGAGCGACTCCGCAGCCATTTGTGATTTCGGCGATTA
Coding sequences within:
- the sotv gene encoding exostosin glycosyltransferase sotv produces the protein MAAESLLKTGKHWKYTSYRKILYHRFFVGLLLFIVISLVFTVVFNAFSGSSPRIDVYQAVNLDSTSVEVVKISRSSLEAKARVANCTYSDCFDVYRCGRGGHNKITIYIYPLKHYQTEDGNSISQFSKEFYIILDTIRRSKYYTPNPEEACLLVPSIDTLNQHSFSSKHVSQALRALPHWNNGENHLIFNMLPGTAPNYTPVINLNTSRAIIAGAGFNTWTFRYGFDVSIPVYSPTAEKIDSTQPEEKKYLIISTQLNIPHNYLEELQNIASSSNDLLLLGRCKTESTDHSRRCEYTTGREFDYPNVLKDGMFCLVVRSARLTQAILMDILASQCIPIVISDSVVMPFNSHVDWNRLALFVPEDNIKNLVKIVHSVSKERRGELYWQLRWAFDRYFASVEKITLTALEIINEKVFPLAARMYEEWNMPEHLYGPVNPLFLPVTAPKSPGFTAVILTYDRVDSLFALVTKLVRTPSLAKILVVWNNQKKPPPPSSEWPVINKPLKVIRTKENKLSNRFFPYDEIETECQLTIDDDIVMLTPDELEFGFDVWREFPDRIVGFPSRLHVWDNTTNSWRYHSEWTNQISMVLTGAAFHHKIWSWYYTYKMPEEIRRWVDDNFNCEDIAMNFLVANVTRKPPIKVTPRKKFKCPECTNTEMLSADARHMSQRSACIARFAESYGNMALRPIEFRADPLQYREVGSGVPHAYPDIGAL